The Arachis ipaensis cultivar K30076 chromosome B05, Araip1.1, whole genome shotgun sequence nucleotide sequence atcttttccattcttgttttaccttctcttaattcttcttgttttattctcttaacaagaataaaaaaaaaaaacataatactGCAAAATCACTATAAAggtgagaagaaaaaaaaagctcAGCAATTAAATCAAgctattaaaaactaaattatattatttctctCTTTTAAACGAGATATGCGAACAATGACAATTAAATCAAGCTATTAGACAACTAAAAAAATGTTGATAATACATTTTgtatcaatttaaaaaataaaattgatataatttattatgatttaaattgtatttgtttttatttttcaatctaGTCTAATTTGATTCAACAACTGGAATTTGTATTATATTGATTTGAATATATCCATTTAAGGAAAAACACCAAAGAAACTAGAAAACCCTTTGAACTCACATGAAGTAACTTCATATAACATAAAATACATCCCTTTTCCAAAGGAAAAAGCTTACCATAGGGTACTTTCAATCATCAAAGGTAAATGAGGACCATCTAACTTGAATTTCAAAATATAAAGGAGAAAGAATAATTAATTCGATTTCGCTAGAGAACTAACTAGGAGTGTAGCAAATTAGAGCCAATTAGTTGAAAAATAGGTTAATTACAGAAAAAATGCAAGCCAACCCCCCACTAcccaaaatttttgaatttcaaaattgaaaaaaaaaaaagaaaattgattGAATTGGCTTACATTGTAGTTGGTTCCTAGACTTTTTCTAATTACAATCAATCCACCCCTCAAATATTTTGTACGGAAACATATATCCAGCGCAATAGCTTCCTCAATCTTTGTTGGTTGGTTCAAGTACCTGTACTATGGCACGTTGAAAATCTGCAAAGAAAAATGATCACCTATGATTTCAACAATAGCAAATTTTTCATATATTACAACAACaacttaaaacaaagaaaaaaggaatATGATCATTATAAACTCATTGGCATCTAACACTCATACGATATAGCCAAATATTATTACAATTTATTTGAATGACTACATAGTTTTGGAAAGTCCAAGAGTGTTTTAGCAAATTAAAATGTCAGAATCTAAGAGGAAAACAAGCACATCAGGTTCTTATCTCTAATTCCGCATTTCTATTTATAAATGATAAGATGCAGTTATCAGATCCAAAGAAATATAGAATAACCGGAATGTGAAAAAAGTTAGATGGAGCTTCATATAAAGTGTATACATAGTTACATACTTTAAATATCAGAAAGCAAACAGTTTGTGTGTTTCATATATGTCAATCAATAGAAGTTCAATCAAAGCTTGGTTTTCGAAACCTACAGATATTGGACCttgaatttattttaaaaaaaaatcatttactCTATATGACAAGAAAACTAATGATCTTGTTTTGTCCAAGTTAATCGCATCTGTAGAATATGCCTCAGGCAAAGCTTTACATATGCAACTGCATGAACACAAAATGTGAATATGTTTGCAAACTAACTTTGGAGACGATCCAAAATACATTAGAAGGCTACATCAGCAAGTATGTTGCCGCATGGGTAAATGAAGAGATTCAAAGACAATAACAAGAGTGCAGGGAAGCTTAACAAGTGATTCACTTTTTAAAGGATTAAATCAAAATAAAGTTAGCTTAGGAATAAATTAACATTAATGcacaaatataataaaaaaggaaATAACAATATATCCCTTGCAGTAGGCCTCTAGATATCTTTTTACCACAAAGTTTCTCTGCTTTATCATTGTCTTCCATTTTTGACAAGAATGCCAATGCTTCTTCAAACCATCCAATAAGCCTCTAGCAATCACCAAAGAAGTTTCTTTGCCATGtcattctcatctttttcaaacaaAGCACGAATAACAGTTTCAAAAGTCACAATATTTGGTAAGCAATCATTGTCTTCCATTTCCGACAACAGGGCCAATGCTTCTTCAAACAAGCTCTCTTTGCAGAGCCCTTTGATCATAACAGTGTATGTTAGGGACTGAAATATGAAATTTGAAATATTAGGAACCAAATTACGACttagcccaaacgttggagactaaaataatactttatccCCACACAATAAATAGTACATGAAGAACCTAATTTCATTATAATGCTAAGATTGATTCCTCAAAGTTTATAGCAGCATCAACCATATTCTATCTAGTTTGAGATCAATTCATTTTATGTTTATTAGTGCAGTCTGAAGAGTGATTTTTGTGAAAGCAGCTATTATTCACTTCCATTTAAAACTGATTTTGAAGCTTAAAATCCAATGGTGGGTTCAACTAGAAATCAAATAAGCTGAGAAAATATTAAATCAAGTGTCTCGCAATTATTTCAAAGGGAgaaactgaaatccaagtataaAGGAAAATTCTAGAGAACTTCAATATTGTCTTTGCCATGCTGCAACTTAACATGCTTGAGTGCACCTAGCAATCAGAAAGCATGGAACAAAGATGAAATCCATGTCAAGAATCCAAAATACTCAACAACCAATGCAAAATACTTAATCAGCACTTAAGCAGTAAGGCTATATAATAGTTCAACTTTTGATCCCAAAAGAAATTGTACTAACATTCAAAGATATTCTTCAAGAACAAATGCAATTTCAAACTGTACAACATTGTTTCACTTTTAATTCTTTATTCTAACCCCAGTCATCACTTCAGAGAAGATTTAGAAAAACCAAAGAAACAGGTGAAGAAACAATTGTACTTGGAATTAGAATCCCCAAATCTTTTATGACAGGAGTAGCTAATAACAGACAACAAAACTCCAAACCATGTTTTAATAATAAAACCTTTTCAACATGATTTTAAACAAGAATATAATAATCCCTATATGGGATTTTgcaacaagaaataatgaaataatTCAACTAAGCATTAACTGCTGAGTAACATTATTATGAAAATGAACAAAGGTTTTAAGATACCATTAATTACAACTAAGTAACATTAATTATGAAAATCAACATAATGTACATATTTTCAACTGATTTCTAAGAATTACGGCTCAGTAACATCAATTATGAAAATGAACAAAGGTTTTAAGATAATTCACATTTGAACCATATTAGCCAAATTCCTAGAAATTCCTTCTTGCacagccttttttttttttgaaacatcaAGTGTAATCATATACTTAGTATACAGGTTTCTTCAGCTGTGATCAGACTTTGAAATATAATAAAATGTTGAAATTGTCAACAAAAAAAAAGTGGTACCATGCATTTAGTAGATGTATTTGTTTCAAAGATGGCAGTGAAAATCATATATCTACGTCATTAATCTTGCCACTGCATATCTTTCAGAAGAATTCTAGGAAGATTCAGTTAAATAAAGCACAGTTGCTCACCAGACCAATCATGAGCTCTTAATTACTATCAACAAATCTTAAGCACTAACCCACCAGTTACAACAGAAAATCTATTAATTTGAGTTGATTTATTTCTCCTCTTGCCTTTTCCATAAGCCTCTAGCAATCATTTCACGAAGATGTTTCAGAGCTTGATCATTTTCACCTTTTTCCAACAGAGCACGAATAGTTGTTTCATAAGTTACAGCATTCGGAGAGCAACCATGGTCTTCCATTTCAGACATTAAGGCCAATGCTTCATCAAGTAGGCCCTCTTTGCAGAGCCTGTTTATCATAACAGTGTATGTTCTCACGTCTAGATGATAGCCTTTAATGGAAAGATCTTGAAAAATCTCTTTTGCATTTTTAAGTCTTCCACTTTTGCACAGGCCATCTATAagtatgttgtatgtatatatatctgGATCAATGCCACTCTCTTTCATTTGATTGAATAACATAAGTGCCTTGTCATGTTGTTTGATATTGAACAAAGCATCCAGTAAAGAACTGTAAGTGACTATATCAGCAGGTTGACCTCGATCCTGCATCTTTTCAAGAAGCTCCAAGGCACAAGATATTCTCCTTGATTTTCCCAAGCCATCAACTAGAGTACTGTAAGTTACCATGTCAGGAACCAAGTTCTTGCGACGCATTTCTTCGAAGAGATTCAAGGCATCATCGATCATTTTACTCTTACAAAAGCCATTAATCATGATATTGTAACTCCGAACATTAGGAAACGCTCTACTCTCCCCCATTGTGTCGAATACATATTTTGCCTTATTTACCTGATTAACCAAACAATATCCGTCCATTAAGCTGTTATAAGTAACCACATTTGGTTTCACACCATGTTTTGTCATCACAGCCAACACATTCTTAGCATCTTTGATCTTTCCTTCCTTGCATAGTCCATCGATCAAAGTACTATAGGTATAAACATTAGGAGTAATGTTTTTAAGCATCATATGATTTAGTAAATCAACGGCTTCCTTATATTGACCCACAAGACACAATCCAAAAATGAGAGAACTGTATGTGGTAACATCGGGAGAAATTCCCTTAGCAAGCATTtcagaaaataaa carries:
- the LOC107644196 gene encoding pentatricopeptide repeat-containing protein At1g62930, chloroplastic-like isoform X2, which translates into the protein MLSSFSSSPIKLRYAIQIPKRSPYSVPHSALRLCFLSTSSLHSHSQPQSLDEAVDYFTRMLSMRRIPPIIQFNKILGSLSKTKHFHAAVSLFQQLQARGIAPDLFTLNILINCCCGMAYMTLAFSVLGKIFRMDYQPNTVTLTTILKGLCFCGNVEKAVRFHDRLLAHGFHFNQVTYGTLINGLCKSGHTSAAIQMLRKIPRYGIAPDVVMYSAIIDSLCKDTLVSQAFHLFSEMLAKGISPDVTTYSSLIFGLCLVGQYKEAVDLLNHMMLKNITPNVYTYSTLIDGLCKEGKIKDAKNVLAVMTKHGVKPNVVTYNSLMDGYCLVNQVNKAKYVFDTMGESRAFPNVRSYNIMINGFCKSKMIDDALNLFEEMRRKNLVPDMVTYSTLVDGLGKSRRISCALELLEKMQDRGQPADIVTYSSLLDALFNIKQHDKALMLFNQMKESGIDPDIYTYNILIDGLCKSGRLKNAKEIFQDLSIKGYHLDVRTYTVMINRLCKEGLLDEALALMSEMEDHGCSPNAVTYETTIRALLEKVPNIHCYDQRALQRELV
- the LOC107644196 gene encoding pentatricopeptide repeat-containing protein At1g62930, chloroplastic-like isoform X1, yielding MLSSFSSSPIKLRYAIQIPKRSPYSVPHSALRLCFLSTSSLHSHSQPQSLDEAVDYFTRMLSMRRIPPIIQFNKILGSLSKTKHFHAAVSLFQQLQARGIAPDLFTLNILINCCCGMAYMTLAFSVLGKIFRMDYQPNTVTLTTILKGLCFCGNVEKAVRFHDRLLAHGFHFNQVTYGTLINGLCKSGHTSAAIQMLRKIPRYGIAPDVVMYSAIIDSLCKDTLVSQAFHLFSEMLAKGISPDVTTYSSLIFGLCLVGQYKEAVDLLNHMMLKNITPNVYTYSTLIDGLCKEGKIKDAKNVLAVMTKHGVKPNVVTYNSLMDGYCLVNQVNKAKYVFDTMGESRAFPNVRSYNIMINGFCKSKMIDDALNLFEEMRRKNLVPDMVTYSTLVDGLGKSRRISCALELLEKMQDRGQPADIVTYSSLLDALFNIKQHDKALMLFNQMKESGIDPDIYTYNILIDGLCKSGRLKNAKEIFQDLSIKGYHLDVRTYTVMINRLCKEGLLDEALALMSEMEDHGCSPNAVTYETTIRALLEKGENDQALKHLREMIARGLWKSP